A part of Populus alba chromosome 8, ASM523922v2, whole genome shotgun sequence genomic DNA contains:
- the LOC140955889 gene encoding uncharacterized protein, translating into MADRSPARELGQEPGFEHSEREDSLEDSTSHIPAAPHLREVPPPTTTVPATAPAPYFDPVFIAQIVRAVIETMPQLPIPTPPVAPATQIPQVAPTPVDNVVTLVRVVKSMQQLGCDSFSGEPDAEIADRARSWWDTVRSRRPAGSWTWTEFRVQIENQFYSSYHQKMKEHEFLALRQQSQTEVGKRKDIDFSSSRPPFSKKGKGQFNQFKRKGGAVSRPIQSTGAGTTSRQPSFQGGSTRGTSGLNALSYPQCVRCEQRHPGDCSVTPGRCYICRVEGHRWCDCSYLGRGCYYYGGQGHIRRDCPRRAEFIQGQRQQTQSQQQSVTVDRPGRPAQSGASGNRGRPRMQGDRTQGRVFHMTQEEVRVAPNVVAGKKPSRVDRGFMISTPLDEVVVIDVVYKGIGISIDGLELGVDLIPLELQDFKVILGMDWLSVYKAQMDCFAKMVTLQGPNGMRVIFRGERNVIPNCIVSVMTARKMVKKGCEAYLAYVLDSKEKTGELTNIPIVREFTDVFPDELPRLPPDREVEVSIDILPGTTPIAQPPYRMAPAELAELKIQLQELLDKGFIRPSNSPWGAPVLFVKKKDGTLRLCIDYRQLNRVTVKNKYPLLRIDDLFDQLKGAKVFLKIDLRSGYYQLRIKEQDVVKTAFRTRYGHYEFLVMPFGLTNAPAVFMDLMNQIFRPYLDKFVVVFIDDILVYSNSYLEHEHHLRQVLSTLREHQLYAKVSKCEFWLKEIVFLGHVISAQGILVDPRKVEAVLKRERPTNVTEIRSFLGLAGYYRRFIEGFSTIAIPMTRLTWKETKWEWTDECEQSFQELKKRLTTAPVLTLPSGSEGFVVYSDASRKGLGCVLMQHGKVIAYASRQLKTHEINYPVHDLELAAVVFALRSIIRGKQMWLQMPLAKKNKMIDVVLDDNDERELLELRKLNAKVEVGPRGSLIAQLRVRSILRDKVLEAQRNDNKVGKIRDNVKSGVGTSFQILEDGMIAFGKRMYLPDDEALKREVLQEAHESRFATHPGSTKMYQDLKECYWWPNMKKDVAEYVAKCGVCQQVKVEHQKPAGPLQPLLIPQWKWEDIYMDFVSGLPKGKRGNNAIWVIVDRLTKSALFLAMRKTNSIDKLAQLYVNEVGDRKLNGPEMVQITTEKVKIIKDRMKAAQDRQKSYADVRRRPLEFNMGDRVYLKVAPWKHMLRFGMKGKLAPRYIGPYEVLERFGSVAYRLALPSHLNKIHDVFHVSMLRKVEVDPSRVLPQVHLEIAEDLTLEVKLVKLWAAVLAISIEETEEEDAAKEEASVLLDLRVLLEGEGG; encoded by the exons ATGGCAGATCGCTCTCCAGCACGGGAACTGGGTCAAGAACCCGGGTTCGAGCATAGCGAGAGAGAGGATTCTTTGGAGGATTCAACCTCTCACATACCTGCAGCGCCTCATCTAAGAGAGGTACCTCCTCCAACAACAACAGTGCCAGCGACAGCCCCTGCACCATATTTTGATCCGGTGTTTATAGCCCAGATTGTGAGAGCTGTAATAGAGACGATGCCTCAATTACCAATACCGACACCTCCAGTGGCACCAGCAACACAGATACCGCAAGTTGCCCCTACACCGGTGGATAATGTGGTTACACTAGTTCGGGTAGTGAAGAGTATGCAGCAGTTGGGATGTGACTCATTTTCAGGAGAGCCTGATGCTGAGATAGCAG ATAGAGCACGATCATGGTGGGATACAGTGCGATCTAGGAGGCCTGCGGGGTCTTGGACATGGACTGAATTTAGAGTTCAGATTGAGAACCAGTTTTACTCATCATATCATCAGAAGATGAAGGAGCATGAGTTTCTAGCTTTGAG GCAGCAAAGTCAGACAGAGGTGGGTAAAAGGAAGGATATCGATTTTTCCTCAAGTAGACCTCCTTTTTCTAAAAAGGGTAAGGGACAGTTCAACCAGTTTAAGAGGAAGGGAGGAGCAGTATCTAGGCCTATTCAGAGTACTGGTGCTGGGACTACTAGTAGACAGCCATCTTTTCAGGGAGGTTCTACTAGAGGGACATCAGGATTAAATGCTTTATCTTATCCCCAATGTGTTCGGTGTGAGCAGAGACATCCAGGAGATTGTTCAGTGACACCAGGAAGATGCTATATTTGCAGGGTTGAGGGGCATAGATGGTGTGATTGCTCTTATTTAGGTAGAGGATGTTACTATTATGGAGGACAGGGACACATCCGTAGAGATTGTCCACGAAGAGCTGAGTTCATACAAGGACAGAGACAACAGACCCAAAGCCAGCAACAGTCTGTCACTGTGGATAGACCGGGTAGACCAGCACAGTCGGGGGCTAGTGGAAATAGAGGTCGGCCTAGGATGCAGGGTGACAGGACCCAGGGCAGAGTATTTCATATGACACAGGAAGAGGTCAGAGTCGCCCCAAATGTAGTAGCAG gaaaaaaacctAGCAGGGTAGATAGAGGATTTATGATAAGTACTCCTTTAGATGAAGTTGTAGTCATTGATGTAGTCTACAAGGGAATTGGGATTAGTATAGATGGGCTCGAGTTGGGAGTAGATTTAATTCCCTTGGAATTACAGGATTTTAAAGTAATACTAGGTATGGATTGGTTAAGTGTATATAAGGCTCAAATGGACTGCTTTGCAAAAATGGTGACTCTCCAGGGACCGAATGGAATGAGAGTGATTTTTAGAGGGGAAAGGAACGTTATACCGAATTGCATCGTCTCGGTTATGACTGCAAGGAAGATGGTTAAAAAGGGATGTGAAGCTTACCTTGCTTACGTGTTAGATTCGAAAGAAAAAACTGGAGAATTGACAAACATCCCTATAGTGAGAGAATTTACAGACGTGTTCCCAGATGAATTACCGAGGTTACCACCAGATAGGGAAGTGGAAGTTTCCATTGATATACTACCCGGGACCACACCTATTGCTCAACCACCATATAGAATGGCGCCTGCGGAATTAGCCGAGTTGAAAATTCAGCTACAAGAATTACTGGATAAAGGATTTATCCGTCCAAGTAATTCCCCATGGGGAGCTCCAGTAttatttgtaaagaagaaagatGGGACCCTTAGGCTTTGTATTGATTACAGACAATTAAATAGAGtaacagtaaaaaataaatatccactCTTGCgaatagatgatttgtttgatcaacTTAAGGGAGCGAAGGTGTTTTTGAAGATAGATCTCAGATCCGGGTATTATCAATTAagaataaaagaacaagatgtggTAAAGACTGCATTTAGGACTCGGTATGGACATTATGAGTTTCTAGtaatgccatttgggttaacaAATGCACCGGCagtgtttatggacttaatgaATCAAATTTTTCGACCTTATCTGGATAAGTTTGTGGTAGTATTCATAGATGACATTTTGGTCTATTCCAATTCATATTTGGAACATGAACACCATTTGAGACAAGTGTTATCAACCTTAAGGGAGCATCAATTGTATGCTAAAGTAAGTAAGTGTGAGTTTTGGTTGAAAGAAATAGTTTTTCTAGGACATGTTATATCAGCTCAAGGAATACTAGTAGATCCTAGAAAGGTTGAAGCAGTGTTGAAACGGGAGAGGCCTACGAATGTGACTGAGATTCGTAGTTTTCTTGGATTGGCAGGATATTACAGGAGATTCATTGAAGGGTTCTCCACTATAGCTATCCCGATGACTCGACTGACATGGAAGGAGACAAAATGGGAATGGACCGATGAATGTGAACAAAGTTTCCAGGAGCTGAAAAAGAGGCTAACAACCGCACCCGTGTTAACACTTCCATCTGGGTCTGAAGGATTTGTAGTTTATAGTGATGCTTCAAGGAAAGGATTGGGTTGTGTTTTGATGCAGCACGGTAAAGTGATTGCCTATGCCTCAAGACAATTAAAAACTCATGAGATTAATTATCCGGTGCATGATTTAGAATTGGCAGCTGTTGTATTTGCTCTCAGA AGTATCATCCGGGGAAAGCAAATGTGGTTGCAGATGCCtttagccaaaaaaaataagatgatagATGTTGTTTTAGATGACAATGATGAAAGAGAATTGCTTGAGTTGAGGAAGTTAAATGCTAAGGTAGAAGTTGGACCTAGAGGTTCTTTAATTGCCCAATTGCGAGTAAGGTCGATACTCCGGGATAAAGTATTAGAAGCACAACGAAATGATAACAAAGTCGGCAAAATAAGGGACAATGTGAAGTCAGGAGTTGGGACTTCCTTCCAAATCCTGGAGGATGGAATGATAGCATTTGGAAAACGAATGTATTTACCTGATGATGAAGCACTAAAAAGAGAAGTGTTGCAAGAAGCACATGAGTCTAGATTTGCAACTCATCCTGGGAGTACTAAAATGTATCAAGATTTAAAAGAATGTTACTGGTGGCCGAATATGAAGAAAGATGTAGCTGAATATGTGGCTAAGTGTGGTGTATGTCAGCAAGTAAAGGTGGAGCACCAGAAGCCTGCAGGGCCTTTACAGCCATTATTGATACCTCAATGGAAGTGGGAAGACATTTATATGGACTTTGTATCAGGTCTGCCTAAAGGGAAAAGAGGCAATAATGCTATTTGGGTCATAGTGGATAGATTGACCAAGTCTGCTCTCTTCTTGGCTATGAGAAAGACAAATTCAATTGATAAACTAGCACAATTATATGTAAATGAG GTAGGGGATAGGAAGTTAAATGGACCTGAGATGGTTCAAATCACCACAGAAAAAGTGAAAATCATAAAAGACCGAATGAAAGCGGCTCAAGATAGACAAAAGAGCTATGCAGATGTTCGAAGACGACCTCTTGAGTTTAATATGGGTGATCGAGTATACTTGAAGGTCGCTCCCTGGAAACACATGTTAAGATTTGGAATGAAAGGGAAATTGGCCCCGAGGTATATTGGTCCCTATGAAGTCCTTGAAAGGTTTGGATCGGTGGCTTACAGATTGGCCTTGCCCTCACATCTAAATAAGATCCATGATGTATTCCATGTTTCGATGTTAAGAAAGGTTGAAGTAGATCCATCTCGAGTCCTACCACAAGTTCATTTGGAGATTGCAGAAGACCTGACTCTGGAAGTGAAACTAGTGAAG CTTTGGGCTGCTGTTTTGGCCATTTCTATTGAGGAGACCGAAGAAGAAGATGCTGCCAAGGAGGAGGCTTCAGTGTTGTTGGATTTGCGGGTGCTGCTAGAGGGAGAAGGTGGATAG